The genomic DNA TGGCCGGCCCTTCCGGGATGAACCGCGTGTTGGTCAGCCAAACGGCTGCCGGCCTCGCCAACTATTTAAATGCCAACTACGATCAGCCATCCATCGTCATTGGCTGTGATGCACGTAAAAACTCTGACGTTTTTGCACGTGATACTGCCGAAATCATGCAAGCAGCCGGCATCCGTACCCTGCTCTTACCTGCGCAATTACCAACCCCCGTACTCGCCTACGCAATTCGCGACTTGGACACATCCGCAGGCGTCATGGTCACAGCCAGCCACAACCCACCACTTGATAACGGCTACAAAGTCTATCTTGGCGGAAAAGATGCCGGTGCACAAATCGTACCTCCTGCGGATAAAGACATCGCCGCTGCCATTGATGAAGTTGCAGCCAATCAATCCGTGAACGACATCCCACGCAGTGAAGTGTATGAGCAACTTGATGACAGCATCGTCGAGCGCTATATCGCTGAGACCATCAAACAGATCAAACATCCTGTACAGCCACTTAACTACGTTTATACCGCGATGCATGGCGTCGGCTGCGAAACCCTTCTGCGCACTATCCGAGCCGCAGGGCTTGATGAACCAACTTTGGTCGAAGCTCAATGTACACCGGACCCAACCTTCCCAACTGTCGACTTTCCCAACCCTGAAGAACCGGGCGCGCTTGATCTCGCCATCGAAGCAGCCGAAAAAGTCGGTGCTGAATTTATCATTGCCAACGACCCGGATGCCGACCGCCTCGCTGTTGCCGTACCTGATGAAGATGGCCAATGGCACAGCTTGCACGGCAATGAAATCGGCTGTCTGCTTGGCTGGCAAGCTGCTCGCCGCGCTGAAACAGCCGGCAAAAAAGGCACTCTTGCTTGCTCGATGGTTTCCAGCCCGGCACTGGCAAAAGTCGCGGCACACTATGGCCTCAACTCAGCAGAAACCTTAACCGGCTTTAAATGGATTGGCCGCGCACCCGAGCTACTTTATGGCTATGAAGAAGCACTAGGCTATTTGGTTGATCCGGAAAAAGTCCGTGATAAAGATGGTATTTCCGCGACACTTGCATTCCTCGATCTGATCATCAAGCTCAAAGGCTGCGGACAGACGCTCGCTGACCACCGCCGCGAGTTTGCTGAGACTTTTGGCGCTTATGCCAGTGGCCAAGTATCCATTCGCGTCACCGATCTCAAGCAAATTGGCACACTAATGCAATCCTTCCGTGCCGAGCCACCAAAAGCCATTGCTGGCAAGGATGTGGTTGAATTTATCGACCACGAGCAAACAGAGCGAAAGAGCAATATTCTCGTTTTCCAGCTCGAAGGTGGCTCACGCGTCATCATCCGCCCATCAGGGACGGAACCGAAAGTCAAAATGTATTTGGATGCTGCCGCCGAAACAGTCGCACAAGCCAAAGAAAGTGTTGCTGCACTCGAAGCAGCTATGCGCGATGAAGCGACTCAACGCAGCGCATAACAAATACTTCTGCCAACATCAAAAAAGCGGATCAAACGATCCGCTTTTTATTTATAATCATAACCTTAAAAGGTGGCATCGTCCCTGACACCACGATTAGCACTTTACCTATCGATTATTACATGAGTGTTACCAGATAACATTAACGCATCGCCTCCAATGCAGCAATACGCTTTTCAAGAGGGGGATGAGTGGAGAATAATCCATTCATCGGCACGATGCCAAAGGCTTTAAAATCTTGTGCCAGTGCACCTTGTGCGCCTTGCTGCTGAACACGCTGCAAGGCACGCAGTGCGGCAATCATTTTGTGCTTTCCAGCAAATGTTGCGCCGCCTTCATCGGCTTTGAACTCACGATGGCGCGAATGCCACATCACTACCAGCGTACCGAGGAAGCCGAGTACAGTCTGTAAAATCATGTAGGTAGCAAAGTAGCCCGCGCTATTGCCACGCCCATCATTACCACGATTGAGCAATGATGCAATAATCTGAGCGAACACAATGACAAAGCTATTGATCGTGCCTTGAATCAACGCTGAGGTCACCATATCACCATTACTGACATGCGCCATCTCATGCCCAAGTACAGCTTCTACTTCATCAGCGCTCATGTGCTGTAATAGGCCGGTGCTTACAGCAACCAACGCACTATCCTTATTCGCACCAGTGGCAAAGGCATTCGGTGCAGGGTGATCAAAAATACCCACTTCCGGCATACCGACACCAGCCTGCTGCGCTTGACGACGAACAGTTTCAACCAGCCAACGCTCGCTTTCATTACGCGGCTGATCAATCACCTGCACGCGCATTTGCCGCTTAGCCATACCTTTGGACATCATCAAAGAGATAAAAGAACCGGCAAAGCCGTAAATACAGGCAAAGGCGAGGAAGCCAACGCTACCAACGCCTTGCTCAGCCAATGCTTGGTTAATGCCGAGCACTTGCAAAATCACTGCAAGCACCGCCATTACCCCGAGATTGGTCGCGACCAATAATAAAGCTGCTTTCATTGTTATTTATGCCTCATTTTTAAAAAAGAAAGCGATTATAACGGCTTGGCAAAAAAATTGAATTGCAGTCACGACAGATTCAAACCCCAAAAATCCATTGCCTCACGCCCTAAAAACCATTGGGCAAATAGCAATTGTCCTGATGCAACAAAGCAAATTCAGTATGCTGGGTAACTCATGCCATGAGAAGCCGTAGCGCTTTCCTTAAGCAGCTACTGTATAATTTTCAAACCTGATCATTCATAAAGTATAACCATAATGAAAAAACCACTCGCCTACCTCGGCATCTTATGCCTGTTTGGCTGCGCCAGCATCGCCACTCAGTTCATCAAAATGGCCGAACCTGAAGATGGACCTCGCGCACGCTTGCGCATTACCGCAAATATGCTCATCAAAGGCGTACCAAACACGGATTGCCTTTCTCTCTCTGCATGGGGCAAGCCGGGTGCGGGCAGTATTTTTGGTGGTATTGTCGGTAGTAGAGGTTATCGCGGCCGCTCTCTGGGCATGCCTAACCCTGAACATATCGACTTGGAAGATAGCGGTGAATTCTACGTCGTGGCCAATCAGCCAATTGCCATAGCTTTGGTGCCCACACCTGAAACGGCGCTACGCTGCGGTATTTCGGGTAGCTTCGTTCCGGAAGAAGGTAAAGATTATCAAATAGACTTAAAAACAGATCGATACGGCTCTGTCAAGTCCATTTGTACGATGCTGCTGCGCGAGATTACCCCGCAAGGGCTCGTTCCTTTACCAATTAAAGATGCAAATTGTGATGGCTAAGAAAAATGGGGCAAAACGCCCCATAACTACGCCACTTTCCTGCAAAACTAAAAGCAAGCGATATCAGCGAATACCCCATCACTCAAGGTGAGCAGATCATCAGGCGCAATTTCAATATCCAAGCCGCGCTTTCCCCCACTGACGAAAATCGTATCGTATAACTGCGCGCTCTCATCGAGAAATAATGGGCACGGACGCTTATGCGCTAATGGGCTGACGCCACCAAGGAGATAGCCACTGCGGCTTTGCACCACTTTAGCATCTGCCATCGCCACTTTTTTCACGCCCATTGCAGTCGCCATGTGCTTGAGATCAAGCGTGCCACTAACGGGCACGATACCGAGCGCAAATGTACGCGCATCGGCCGCGACCATCAAAGTTTTGAAAATTCTGTCCGCTTCGATACCCAGTGCTTGTGCAGCTTCCTGCCCATAGTTGGTGTTGTTTGGATCGTGGTGAAATTCATGAACCACGATATCAATGCCGCGCTCGCGGCACAGGTTAATTGCTGGAGTCATTGATCCGACCTTAAGTTACATTGGGCAATAAAACTTAAAGTGCTTCGTTATCGAGTTCACCGGTTCTAATCCGCACTACCTGCTCCAGCGAACTGACGAAAATCTTGCCATCACCAATTTTTCCAGAATGTGCCGTTTCTTGAATAGTCTGCACCACTTCTTCAACTTGCTCATCTGTGACTGCGATTTCTAACTTAAGCTTAGGCAGAAAATCCACCACATACTCTGCACCACGATAGAGCTCTGTGTGCCCTTTCTGTCGGCCGAAACCTTTCACTTCAGTGACCGTCACGCCTTGAATGCCGACGTCCGCCAGTGCTTCGCGCACGTCATCAAGCTTGAACGGCTTAATAATTGCAGTGATCATTTTCATAGATTAATCCTCATTGATGGTGTAGAAACTGGCATCGTGGTTACTGTAGCGCTGCGGGCGGAAACCGCGCTGTTCAGTGAAGTAGCGCTCAATACCATCATCGACGCCAAGTACCGTCGCAAAAATCGCCATTCGCATGATCACCCCATTATCTGCCTGGCGGAAAATCGCCAATTGTGGCAGATCGTCCAAGTCTGTCGCGAGGTCAAAAGCGCCCTCGCGGCTGTCGCGCGGCAGTGGGTGCATGATAATCACATCCTGTGGCGCATGGCGTTCAATCAGGCGGCGATTGATGCGGAACTGCTCACTGTATCCTTCCGGCGTTTCTCCCGTACCAAAGCGCTCTTTTTGAATACGCGTGGCGTAAATAACATCCGTTTTGGCAATCGCTTCTGCGACATCATCATAGATATTGACCTGATGACCTTTGTCACGCAGCTTATCAACCAAAGCTTGCGGCGCAGCCAATGCCTCTGGTGCAGCAAAATTAAAGGTGATGTTATCAAATAGCGCCAACAACTTGGACAAAGAGTGAATTGTGCGGCCGTGCTTGAGGTCACCGACCATGGTGATAGTCATACCATCAATATGCTTACACAAGCGGTAGAATTCAGTGCAAATCGTATAGTAATCGAGCAATGCCTGGCTGGGGTGTTCACCTGCTCCATCACCCGCATTGATCACCGGTACGTTAATCCCACGTGCAAATTGCGCGACTGAGCCTTGCTCAGGATGGCGCATGACGATCGCATCGGCATAGCCGGCAATCACGCGCGCCGTATCTTCTAACGACTCACCTTTGGAGATTGAAGAAAAAGTAAAGCCTGTGGTATCGCATACGCTACCGCCAAGGCGGGAAAAAGCAGTGTGGAAGCTCATCCGCGTACGCGTACTTGCCTCAAAAAACAGGTTTGCCATGACCGCACCTTCCAGCACATTACAGCGTACTTGTCGCCGTGCGACCGGCTCCAGCTTACGTGCAACAGCAAGTAAATGTTCGAGTTCAGGGCGGGTAAACGGATCAATTGAT from Cardiobacteriaceae bacterium TAE3-ERU3 includes the following:
- the glnK gene encoding P-II family nitrogen regulator, producing MKMITAIIKPFKLDDVREALADVGIQGVTVTEVKGFGRQKGHTELYRGAEYVVDFLPKLKLEIAVTDEQVEEVVQTIQETAHSGKIGDGKIFVSSLEQVVRIRTGELDNEAL
- a CDS encoding phospho-sugar mutase translates to MQQEKLIQTANAWLAQDPDQETHDELASLIEQAKKGDNDALSTLEKRFATRLQFGTAGLRGPLMAGPSGMNRVLVSQTAAGLANYLNANYDQPSIVIGCDARKNSDVFARDTAEIMQAAGIRTLLLPAQLPTPVLAYAIRDLDTSAGVMVTASHNPPLDNGYKVYLGGKDAGAQIVPPADKDIAAAIDEVAANQSVNDIPRSEVYEQLDDSIVERYIAETIKQIKHPVQPLNYVYTAMHGVGCETLLRTIRAAGLDEPTLVEAQCTPDPTFPTVDFPNPEEPGALDLAIEAAEKVGAEFIIANDPDADRLAVAVPDEDGQWHSLHGNEIGCLLGWQAARRAETAGKKGTLACSMVSSPALAKVAAHYGLNSAETLTGFKWIGRAPELLYGYEEALGYLVDPEKVRDKDGISATLAFLDLIIKLKGCGQTLADHRREFAETFGAYASGQVSIRVTDLKQIGTLMQSFRAEPPKAIAGKDVVEFIDHEQTERKSNILVFQLEGGSRVIIRPSGTEPKVKMYLDAAAETVAQAKESVAALEAAMRDEATQRSA
- the htpX gene encoding protease HtpX, which codes for MKAALLLVATNLGVMAVLAVILQVLGINQALAEQGVGSVGFLAFACIYGFAGSFISLMMSKGMAKRQMRVQVIDQPRNESERWLVETVRRQAQQAGVGMPEVGIFDHPAPNAFATGANKDSALVAVSTGLLQHMSADEVEAVLGHEMAHVSNGDMVTSALIQGTINSFVIVFAQIIASLLNRGNDGRGNSAGYFATYMILQTVLGFLGTLVVMWHSRHREFKADEGGATFAGKHKMIAALRALQRVQQQGAQGALAQDFKAFGIVPMNGLFSTHPPLEKRIAALEAMR
- the ybaK gene encoding Cys-tRNA(Pro) deacylase gives rise to the protein MTPAINLCRERGIDIVVHEFHHDPNNTNYGQEAAQALGIEADRIFKTLMVAADARTFALGIVPVSGTLDLKHMATAMGVKKVAMADAKVVQSRSGYLLGGVSPLAHKRPCPLFLDESAQLYDTIFVSGGKRGLDIEIAPDDLLTLSDGVFADIACF
- the pyrB gene encoding aspartate carbamoyltransferase — protein: MSLVGRHVLSIDPFTRPELEHLLAVARKLEPVARRQVRCNVLEGAVMANLFFEASTRTRMSFHTAFSRLGGSVCDTTGFTFSSISKGESLEDTARVIAGYADAIVMRHPEQGSVAQFARGINVPVINAGDGAGEHPSQALLDYYTICTEFYRLCKHIDGMTITMVGDLKHGRTIHSLSKLLALFDNITFNFAAPEALAAPQALVDKLRDKGHQVNIYDDVAEAIAKTDVIYATRIQKERFGTGETPEGYSEQFRINRRLIERHAPQDVIIMHPLPRDSREGAFDLATDLDDLPQLAIFRQADNGVIMRMAIFATVLGVDDGIERYFTEQRGFRPQRYSNHDASFYTINED